ATTGTTCGGCAAATTGACGGCCGTTCCGGGCGAGCACGAGATGCTTCTCGCCATCTTGCTCGAGGCGGCCGAGGCGATGGAACGAGAGGCGACGTGTTGCGTGTATCAAGTCGCGGCGTCGCTCGACGACGAGTCGATCGTCGTCTATGAGGTGTGGGAAAGTATGGAGGCGCATCAACAATCGCTGTCGCTTGAGACGACACAGACGTTGATTGGGAAGGCACGGCCGATTCTGGCCAATATCGAGCGCTTGGCGGTGTTCGAGCCGCGGGACGGTCATTAAAAAAATCCACGTCCGTGGACGTGGATGAAAGGTCATGCTTTCGTCAAGCTGCCTTTGACTTGCTCATAAAACTCGTCCATCATCCCAGTCCGGCTACCGAGCTGGCAGATGAGTTCGAGCGTCTCTTTATAGAACTTTTTGACGAGTCCTTTGTTTTTGATGTTGTCCATCGACGCCATCGTCTTGTCGAGGTTTTGGAGAATCTCTTCAATCTGGTCGTCCGAGTCCGGTTTCACGACCGTCATATTGTCCGGAATTTTGACGACTTTGTCTTGCTCCTGATGACGGAACGACGCGCCGAAGCCGAGATTCTCGATGAACAAGTGCGGCATCACTTTCTGACCGAAGAACTGCTTATGCCATTCCGTCGCTTTCATCGTGTCCATGTCCTGCTTGAACGTGGACGCTGTCGAGACGTACTTTTTGAACAGGTCGGTCATGAACTTCTCGATGACCGGGATTTGAAGGGCGAAGACGTTTTTTAAGAGCGCGTCGAGCTGTGCGCGTGACAATTGTTGTTCGTTTGACATATCAGTTCCTCTTTTCTATAATACGATATCTTCATCGTATGGGATTGACGGACGTGCGTCAACGCATCCTAAAACATTTTTTCAGAATATTTAGTGTACGCTCGATGAGATATGAGATAATCAGGTCATGACAGACTTCACAGAAGGAGTGGTTCAGATGAATAAAACAATGAAATGGGCGGTCGCGCTTGGCGTGACGGGTGCCCTCGTCGCAACGGTCGGTGTCGTCTCGTCCCGGGGACGGACTGACGATACGACGCAGACGATCCGTGACCGTGAGCTCGGTTATGAGATCATTCTCCCGTCGAAAATCGTCGAGGCGATTGAGCGTGGGGACGTCTATATCGAGAAGGCGCAGGACGTCGTCGATGTCGGCGATCAGAACAGCTACGGCACGTTCGACCTCTACTATAACGTCGAGGACGGTGACGACCAGTTGTTGTTCCATTTGGACTTGATTGACCGTGAACTATCGGAAGCGGCGTTCGCCCAGGAAGTCGGCTACGGCAACTACCTCGGTGCGAGCGACAAGACGTTCTTCTGGGTCGAACCGACCGAGGCCGTCCCGGGTGCCGAGGCGCACACGGATGAGATCGCGGAGCTGCTTGAGACGCTCCCAGAGCTCGAGTTCCGTACGTTATGAGCCTGCCCGCTATGATATGCTCCCCAATAAGTAGACAGATGAAATAACAAATCTGTTTATCTGATTGGGGAGTGTTTTTTTATGACGAGAAGTCGACATACGATCGAACAAAAACTGAGCGCGCTGCGCATGATGAATCAAGGCACATATACCTGGAAGGAAATCAGGGAGGCACATGACGTCTCTATGGACACCCTTCAGTTATGGAAAGTAAAATTCGATACCGGCGGTATTGACGCGTTGAAGCAATCGAGGACATGGAAGCCCTACACCAAGGAACAGAAGATTGCGGCGGTCCGTGACTATCTCGGTGGTCTCACTAAACTAGAGACACTCTCCAAACATCAAATCAGTCACTGGTCTGTTCTTCACAGATGGATTAGGAAGTATACTAGTCATAGCGAGTTAACAGATTCGAGAAAAGGGATGGGTCTAGCTATGACAAAAGGAAGAAAAACTACATTTGAAGAGCGCTTTGAGATCGTGAAATACTGTTTGGAGAATGGTCGCAACTACCAGCAGACCGCGGAACAATATCAGGTATCCTATGCCCAGGTCTATGGCTGGGTCAAGAAGTATGACACGACCGGGGCCGAAGCGCTCCTAGACCGCCGTGGGCGTACGAAGCCAGAGGATGAACTAAGTGAAGAAGAGAAGCTGAAACGTCGTATCCAGCAAATGGAGCTTGAGAACGAACTTCTTCGTGCGGACAACCTGTTCCTAAAAAAGTTAGAGGAGATCGAGAGGAGGTCGTGATCAGCCAGGTACGGCTACAGCAAAGATATATCGCCATCAAAGAATTGAACGAAGAGGAAGCCCTCTCGATTGTGCTCCTCTGCCGGGTCGCCGGCATCTCACGGGCGGCCTATTACAAATGGTTGAATCGCACCATATCGGTGCGTCAAGAAGAGAACGAGAAGCTCCTGGAGGACATCCGTCTACTCTATGATCAGGCGAACGGGACATACGGGTACCGTCGGATCACGATGACCATCAATCGGTTACGCCGGCAACAAAGCTTGTCCCCGTTCAATGAAAAGCGAATCTATCGTTTGATGCATAGCCATGGGATTCAATCGATCATCCGCCGGAAGCGGAGGAAACATAAGAAGTCAACGCCACAGCATGTGGCCGAGAACTTGATGAACCGAGAGTTCAGCGCGGCCCGGCCGGACGAGAAATGGTGCACCGACGTCACCGAGTTCAAATACGGTGCCGGAAAGAAGGCGTACCTTAGCGCGATTATCGACCTGTACGACGGCTCAATCGTCGCCTATCGTGTCGGGAAGTCCAACAACAACGGGCTCGTCTTTAAAACGATGATGCCAGCCATCGCGCGTCTACGTACAGGAGCGAGTCTGATGATCCATAGCGACCGAGGGTTCCAATACACCTCGAGAGGGTTCAAACGCATGGTAGAGGACGCGGGACTGACCCACAGCATGTCCCGCGTGGGACGCTGTATCGACAACGCCCCAATCGAGAGTTTCTGGGGCACCCTGAAAGTGGAGATGTACTATTTGCGTGAGTTCCAGGCCTATAGCGAACTGACGAAGGCAATCGAGAACTACATAGCGTTCTACAACCACGACCGTTTCCAGAAACGACTAAACGGCCTGAGTCCTGTCGAATACAGGTCTCAAGCCGCCTAGGTTGGTTTTCATTATTTACACTGTCTACTTGACGGGGAGCAGTTCACTACGGCGGGCTTTTTCGATTATGCTACAATATGACGTGAGGTGATTTCATGAATTGGACAGTAGAAGAAGTGAGACAAGCAGAACAGGTTGGCGCGCTCGAGGCAGCGGTCAACGCATATGACAAGATTGACGTGAAACTCGGGCACGTGGCGGTCGGTCAGAACGACTACGCCGTCTATGATGACGAAACGCTCGTCGGCTATATGGTGCTCTTCCCGTATCTCCCGAACGAGTATGAAGTGAACGCGCTCGTTCATCCGGACTATCGCAAACAAGGCGTCTTCACGGCGCTTTTGGAGGCGGCAAAGCAAGACGCGAAACAGAACGGCTGTGAGGCGTTCACGTTCGTCATCGACCGCAAGTCGAAGGACGGCAAGGCGGTCATCGACCATCTCGGCGCGGCGTACCAATTCTCAGAATACAACTTGGTGCTCAAAAAAGCCGAGCTGTTCTTGAAGCCGAACGAAGTATCGCTCCGCGAGGCGACGGACGCCGACCGTCCGCTTATCATCGAGACGCTCAGTGAGGCGTTCGGCGACCCGCTCGACGTGACGGAGAACATCTATCAACAGATTGACACGCCGGACCGCGTGACCTATATCGGTGAGGTCGATGGTCGTCCGGTGGGGGTCATTCGTGCCCTCCTTTCGGGCGAAGATGCCGGCAGCATCCATGCGTTCGGCGTCAAGGCGGACGAGCAAGGCAAGGGCTACGGCACGAAGATGTTGAAGCAGATGGTCCAGCAGCTGTTCCGCATGGGCCGGACGAAGCTTGAGCTCGACGTCGAGACGGAGAACAAGGCCGCGCTCGAGATTTACAAGCGGGCCGGATTTGCGGAAAACGGCGGCTATGAGTTCTATTTATTAGAACTGTGAGGTGAGATAAATGGTTCGGAATTTGAAATGGCTCGGGGCCGCCTTTGAGGCGTTCCTCGGTATACCGGCACTCGGTGGGCTGTTCATCATCAGCATGGGCTACACACCGCTCGGGTTCATGCTCGTGTTCCATATCGTCTTGCTCGTCGTGTCGCTGTCGCGGCTGAAACGAATTTCGGTCGGGGCACTCGTCGGGATTACGGCATCGGTGCTCGGGTTCATCCCGTTCCTCGGCATGATGCTACACTGGGCGGCTGCGATCGCACTCGCAATCGACGCACTCATGACCCCGCGCGAACAGGTGCACATGACAAAAGAAGATGACCGTTTTTAATGAAGACGCTCTCGGTGACGAGGGCGTTTTTTCATTGACCAAAACTTCAACTGAAAACGCTATACAAAAGCTGGGGTTAGGACGATATAAAAGGTGATGAAGACATAAGAGGAGGAACTCATAGTGAAGCTATTCAAAAACTTTACGACCCAACTGCTCGCTTGGATTTTGGTCACATCCTTTATCACGGGCGGAGCGGTCGGCTGGATCACGCTTTTGCTGCTCACCGAGCTTGAGATGGAGAAAGGGCAGGTCATGCTCGTCGGGACGGCCGTGGCCTTGCTCATTTCAGGAATCGGCGGTGCCGTCATCTACTTGATCGCCCGTCGCCCGCTCAAGGCAATCGAATTGGCGTCGGACAAGGCGGTCGAAGTCGGCAACGGCGACTTGACGGTCGTGTTCGCGGACGAGACGACGACAGACCGTTCAGAGATGGGCCGTCTGCTCCTCTCGATGGACAACATGGTCGGACACCTTCGTGAACAAGGGACGAACATGCGCTACACAGCGGACCAGCTCACCGGTTCGGCGCAAGAGATTGCGGCAGCGGTCCAAGAAGGCAATATCGCCGGCGACAACATCCGTCAAGCGATGGACGCCTTGAACAAGATGCTCGAGGACAACGTCAGCGCGACGTATAGCTCTATGGACTTGCTCGGTGCTGTCGCTCGGACGATGGAGAACATCCGTCAAGAGATGGGCTCGGCGCTCGAATCAGCGAGTGAGATGCAACAAGAAGCGGAGAGTGGCAAAGGCCTTGCCTCGTCGTCGGTCGATGCGATGCATGCGATTGCTGGAAAAGTCGAGCAGTCGTCGACGCTCAACAGCAAGTTGACAGAGATGACGGGCGAGATCTCACGCATTACGGACGTTATCAGCGACATCTCGGCGCAGACGAACTTACTTGCCTTGAACGCATCGATTGAAGCGGCTCGGGCCGGTGAACACGGACGCGGCTTCGCGGTCGTCGCGGCCGAAGTCAAGAAGCTCGCCGAACAGACGGCGAACTCGACGCAAGAGATCACGGATTTGATTGTCGACGTGAAACGTCTCGTCGGTGACACGTCGTCATCGATGGCGAACGTGAAAGCGGAAGTGGAGACGGGCGTAGGTCTCGTTGAGAAGGCGGGTGGTGCGTTCGCATCAATCCACAACTCGGCGAACGAAGTGTACAGCCACGTCCATTCGGTCGATGCGCTCATAGATGAGTCGCGTGGCCAGATCGACTCGGTCGTCACGAACTCGGCTGGGATCGTCGGTATGGTCGAAGAGGCGTCACGCTACGCGACGGAAGTCACGTCAGCGGCAAGCCAACAGGCGGCGAGTCTCGGTGAAGTGAATGGCGCGATGACGGAGCTCGTCCGGGTCGCGGAGAGTTTGCAGAATGAGACGGAAATGGTCAAAGTATCAAATAATTGATTTAGTAATAGCCTATTTAAATCAATTATTCGTAAAATGAATTATGAGAATGGTAAAAACAGAGGACTGTTACCCGACCGGGCGATAACAATCCTCTGTTTTTGTTTGTCTTATCATGGGTATCAAAAAAGAAGGAGCTGATAAACTCTCCTTCTTTAAACGTTCAAGTTGTTTTAATAAATAAAGCGTGGAATATCAAACTCAACTGTATATTCTTCAAGCTGTTTATAAATCTCATGAATTTTAAAGGTTTGCTTATAGGCCCACTCGATATCGGTAGCGTATTGATACGTACCAGGTTTTGCTGGGTTAAAGCGCATTTTGTAAAGTGTATTCTGTTGTCGCGTATTGTTCACGTATCGTTTACTGATCCATTCTCCACCGCCATAAATAGAAGCTGCGGGAGTAAACCAGCCATTATCAAATGCGTGCTTGGCACCACCAGCTGTCGGATTGGCATCGGTCGCACCGATTCCGTACATGTTATAGACGAGTTTGTGACGAGTGCTCGTAGAAGTACTCAAGTTCCCATTCGTATCTACCCAAACACCAGAAGCAAGAGTGGATGTCCCGTTTCCTGTTTCAAGGAAAGCGTGTGACATTAAATAAATTTCGTTAATATTAAATGCCTTACCAGCGTCGATGAAAGCCTGTGCTTGACCAGATAAGATACCTTTACCTTGTAGTGCTTTATTCAAAATGGTTGCAGAGACACTGGATGATTTAGACAAATCTAAATACTGGAATGACTCGCGAGGTGAATCAAGCGCAGCCTCGAATTTAACGAGACGAGGATCAACTTGATTTAAAATATCAGACTCCATCGCTAACCGCCATGCGTTATCGAAGACTCGTTCAGATTCTCCTGCTTTCCGCTTATAAGAGATGATATAGAAGTTGTCTTTTTCTCCAAGAATCGAGACCACACTGTTACTGTTCAAAACTCCATAGATGTGGGAATTTGTTGTGGCATCGGCACGTACGTTCAAAGTGCTCGCCGAAACTCTTCCGCTTTGAGTGCCTTCAATCAATTGGATGAACTCTTTAGATACATAAGCAGCAGATCCACGGTATTTATCTGTCTGTGCATTAACATTCTTTTGAATTTGAACCATATCAGTTAATTTCAATTCATAATCGCTATAGTTTAAAACGACGTTTTTCGTGCCTGGGATTGTCTCTGGAACAGTCGGGCCCGTATATGGTTTGATGTAAGCGCTACTGACATAAGCAGGAATCAATTTATCACCAAGTTCAAATTCGATCTTAACCCACGAGTCATTTACATGTTCGATGACTCCGATAATTTGGTTGAACAATACAGTGCCGATTTCGTTTGAAGCTGTGACTTGTGGAGTACTACGAACCTTTAAACTCGGCATTGCTGTGACGATAGCCTCGTATTCAATTGAATAGTCCTCTTCTGTTTCAACCGGTTTACTTGTCGACGCGGGTGATTTCTCAGTTAAATATTTTTTAGAGACGTAACCGACTTTCCCATCATATTTAACCTTATACCAATCACCATGAGCAGATACAAACTCGACCTGTTTGTCGGTTAAGATAGTAGTCATTACTTTCCCGCTCAATGAATTTTTATCGCGCAAATTCAGATTAGCGGTTGTATAATAGTATTTTTTAGCAGTCGGAGCTACGGGTTTTGAAGAGGTTGGCTTGACTTCTGTCAAATAGCTACTCGCAACATAACCGGTTTTTCCGTTGTAAGTTACACGATACCAACTACCAGATTTCGATACATAGGTCACTTCTTTATTTTTCGGAATCGTGAGCAGAATTTTACCGGACCAAGAGGCCGCACTTCGTAAGTTAAGGTTTTCTTTTGTTTTATACGTAACTTTTTTAACGGGTGTGGATGCAGGCGGTTTAGGGGTTGGTTTTGGTGCTACAGGGCTAACCGTTTTGGTAGTTACCGCAACATAACTAGCAGACACATAACCTGTCTTTGATCCATATTTTACGCGATACCAATTCCCGGATTTCGAGATGTATTGGACCTCTTTGTTTTTTGGGATAGTGACGAGCACTTTACCCGAAAGTGATGCCGAACTACGTAAATTAAGATTTTCTTTGGTCTTATATACATTTGTTTTTGTTGTCGTTGAGGCGGGTGGCTTCGGTGTTGGCTTTGGAGCAGTAGGCTTTACGGTAACAGGATTAACGCTTTTATTGGTTACCTTAATATAGCTAGCAGACACAAAACCGGTTTTGGAGCCGTATTTCACCTTAAACCAATTGCCAGACTTCGCAATGTATTGGACTTCTTTGTTTTTCGGAATCGTAACGAGTACTTTGCCTTTCGTCGAGGCCGTGCTACGTAAATTCAAATTCACGGTTGTGGCATACACTTGTTTCGTCGTGCTAGATGAAGCGTTGTTTTTTGTGACTGTAGTAGGCTTCGGTGCAGCCGCGGTAGCATTTTTGACGACTGTGTTTTGTACCTTGACGTATTTGGCTGCGACATACCCAGTCTTTGATCCGTACTTTACGCGATACCAAGTTCCTGTTTTTGAAAGGTATTGCACCTCTTTATTCTTAGGGATGGTGACAAGGACTCGCGCTTTCAGGCTGGCCGATTGACGCAAATTCAAGTTATCGGTGACAGTATATGTCTGCTTGACCTTACTTGTCGGTGCAGGTGTTGCTGTTGTCATTTTTAAATAGGCGGAAGAAACGTAGCGTTTCGCCCCTTTATAGTCAATCTCAGCCCAAGACCCTTTGACGTTCAAGACAGAGACTTTGTTTCCTTTTGTCAACTTTCCAACGATTGGAGATGATGTAGAGGAAGATTGTCGAACATTTAAGATAGATGTATCGACAGTAGCTGTTTTCGATGCGGCATTTACGTCTTGAGTATACATCGTGGCAAACAGCACACCGGATAAAAAGATGGCTGTACTCAAGCGTTTACTTCGTTTGTTCAATGGTTTCCCTCCTTGATTTGAAAACGATAAATAATGAATGTTCGAACCAAGTATAGAGAAAATTGGGAATGGATTGAAAGGAAGAATTTATAAAATAGGTAAACGCTTGTGTGTTAATTGGAACTTTTATGGTGTCATTTAATGTGTATTTTAAGAAAGGAATATTAAGTTGAGCCTGTTTCTTAGTATATAAAGATAGGTGTTATCTGTTTATGTATCAGCCATAAGGTGTGTGGGAATTAAGGTCGTCATATCACTTTTGATTTGATACGTCAGGAATCATTACCAAAGTGAATTGTAGAGGATTAGTGCAATCACTCGGCCAGACTTTCGAATTATCAATCTATAAAGAAATGCACGATTTGAATTATTTTTCCGAAAATGCTAAACAGAATCGCGATGACTCCGATATAGAGTATGGAAACGATAAAACGTTCCAACTAATACAAGGTGAGGGGCCGGCCTAAGCCTTGTATGCTCGGACAAATGGATTTGGAAGAGCGGAAAAAACTCAAACCTATGGAGGGAAATTACAATGATTATCAATAACAACTTAAACGCAATGAACGCACATCGTAATATGTCATTCAACACTTCGAACACTGGTAAAGCGATGGAGAAATTGTCTTCAGGTCTTCGCATCAACCGTGCAGGTGACGATGCTGCTGGTCTTGCAATCTCTGAAAAAATGCGTGGTCAAATTCGCGGTTTAGACCAAGCGACACGTAACTCACAAGATGGTATTTCTATGATTCAAACAGCTGAAGGTGCATTGAATGAGACGCACTCAATCCTTCAACGTATGCGTGAACTTGGAGTTCAAGGTGCCAACGATACTAACGTTGCTCAAGATCGTGATGCTATCCAAGAAGAACTCACTGCTTTAAAGAGTGAAATCGATCGCATCGGCAATACAACAGAATTTAACAAACAAACATTATTAAACGGCGGTCTTGGTGGAACTGTTGATCAAGATGCTGCTACTACTACAGTACTTGCTGTTACAGGTGTAGCTAGTGCTTCAACTAATGGAGCGGCAGCAGGTACTTACGCAATTACTGCCGCTGCTGGTGAGTTAACTATGACTTTCGGTGGTAAAACGCAAACAATCGCCAATGCTGACGGAGCTCAAGAGTTGAACTTCTCTGAATTCGGCATTTCGATTAAAACAAATGCAGGTTACACAGCTGATGATGCTGTAGGTAACGTTGTAGTTGACCCTGGATCAGTTACTTTCCAAATCGGAGCTAACGAAGATCAAAACTTAAGCCTTAACATTCGTAACATGAAAACGGATGGTGTCTTAAACCTTGCTACTGCTGGTCGTGTAGATGTTTCTACGCACGATGCAGCTAAAGCTTCTGTAACAAATATCGAGAGCGCAATCACTGAAGTTTCGAAAGAACGTTCAAAATTAGGTGCATACCAAAACCGTCTCGAGCACACAATCAACAACCTTAAAACATCTTCTGAAAACCTAACAGCGGCTGAATCACGCGTTCGTGACGTTGACATGGCGAAAGAAATGATGAACTTTACGAAAAACAACATCCTCAACCAAGCTTCGCAAGCAATGTTAGCTCAATCGAAATCTCAACCAGAAGCGGTTCTTCAACTTCTTCGGTAAGATTTACGGGCGTCTTATCTGGTAACGGATAAGAGTACCACTGGGTGAATTGCTGGGACTCCTGAGAGCCCTCCTTACGACAACGTGACTGGAAACGGTGAGCGTGAGCGTTATGAAAAAAGGAAGGGATTGGACAATCAGCAGCCAAGCATCTGTCAGGAAACTGTGATGAAGGTTCAACGACTAGGATGAACGACCTACCGACTTCAGGTCCATGGTTATGAGATCCGTACCTCAACAACGGTGAGGGAAGTGCCCAGCCCCTATTTTACAATAACATTTTATTTTATATTAAAATTGTAAAAGGGTGAAGATATAGTCTGGTCTATATTGAAAAATATGGTGAACTGCAAGCAAATCAACAGCCGCAAGCTGTACTTCAATTGCTCCGTTAATATAGCAATTGACTATCTAAACGTTATATTAAAAACCGTGGAGCTTATGCTTCACGGTTTTTCACGTCTTGCCATTTATAAACGACCGACCAGTATGTTCGATTCAATCGTCGGGCAATCTCTTTGTCCGTGACTCCTTGTTGTTTCCAATTGATGAGTAAAGCGATGTCTTCGTCACTATACGGTCTAGCGGGGATGGAGACGCGAATCTTGTAGTCCGGATGTGTTTGTTTATACGTCTCTACTTCGGTCTGTAGACGTGTTCCCCATGACAGTTTATATATGAAGTCAGGTAGTTCGGCAATGTAAGGCTCGAATAAATTTAAAATGTCGAACGTGTCAGTCACTTTTGTCGTTTTCAAATAGTAGCCGGTGCCGCTCGGCGTGCCTGATGTTCGAACGTTAATGTCGTAGCGCGCTTTCATCCAGGTGGCTAACTGTTCCAACTGGTGTCTTGAAAATGCTTGTAAGTAGAAAGCGATATGAGGAGTGAATTGAATTTCTTTCTTATCATGATTGAAACGCTTACTGAGGAGAAGGGAGCCATCGTCTAAGTAGAGTGTGAGCAGAAATGAAGGATGATGGATATCTTTAAGCAACTTGAATGGAACGTGTTTTTTGTTGTTCGGATAAAAAAGTGGGAAGAGTTTCGTCATCAGAGGAATTGAGCGCGACACGAGGTTGTTTCCCCGTAAGTACAATAAATTAGATAGCTTTTGTTGTTTCCATTGGCGGTAACTTAACTGTCCCATCCCGAAATGCTCCCGGTAACTGTTGTTCACCCGTCGATCATACGGATAGCACTTCGTGATTTCTCCATCCCCCAAAATACTAGCAACTAGAATCGCTACTTGTTCGTCGGATAATCCTTCCCAGTCCATCTCAATTCTCTCCTTTACATAGTAATCTTCTTATAGAAGTAATCCCCGATTTATCTTAATGACCTGATTCAATAATTTGTTAGCTCATCTCAAGTTTTTGATTGACAAGTCGATACATAGGAAGATAAAAGGTGCTTGAACGGTCAACGATTTGTTAAAGGAGCTCAAAGCTGTCTACACCGAACAAAAGCGATTGGACGAACTAGAAGAATTTTGATGATAATATGTGATCCATCGCGATTGAAGCAACGACTTGTGAAGCCGAGAAAAAGTACAGTTGCAGGAACAATTTCAAGATTTATAAGCCTAGGTCAACTATTTAGAAGTGAAGAAACATCAATCATTTCGCCAAAGCACTACAAACTGACCTGATTTCGACCGATATAATCCATGAGAACAATGAGTAGAGGAGTAGACGCATATGAACCCGACCATTTCTGAAGTCCGGCTTCACCTACCTTCTTCCGTCTTGCCGTATGAACAAACGAAAAACGTGTTCGTCGAAGCGAATCAAAAAGCCCTCGCTGACGAAGGCATCGTTATTCTCCCGACGCCTCAACACGTGACAAAATTAGAGGCGGCCGTCGAGAAGGCGAATCTGGTACTCGAGCAACAACGTACCGGTTTGAAGTTCATGAAACATGAAAAACTGAACGACTACTATATTCAAATCGTGGATACGAACAACGAAGTCATTCGCGAAATCCCAAGCAAGAAGTCACTCGACTTCTTCGCGGCGTTCATAGAATTTAATCAGCTCTTCGATGAACGTGTATAAAGGAGGTAAATCATGACGTCACCCATCCGATTTGGCGGACTCGCCAGTGGAATTGATACCGATACAATCATAAAGCAATTGATGCAAGTGGAACGAGTACCGGTCGACAAGCTTGAACAAAAGAAACAAACGACTGAATGGAAGCGAGACGCCTACCGCGAAATCAATCGCTCACTCATGACAATGCGGAACAGTGCGGTCGATCTCATGTTTAGTCGAAACTTTCTGGCTAAAACTGCATCGTCATCTGACACGTCTCGTGTAGAAGTCACTTCTTCACCATCGAGTGGGAATGCCGCGCTCGAGATTCGAAGTGTAGAGAATTTGGCAACTTCTGCGAGTCATATTGTTCAATTGAGAGATAAGAATAACAATTTGGTAACGCGAGAGACTGCTGCTAAGGATTTGGACTTAGAAATCAATACAAAAATACAAACGTTCACGGGTTCCCCAACTGAAGTTACTTTAGATTCAAAGATGAATGACGGCGGTAAACTGTTTATTAACAATGTAGAATTGTTGCCGACAGAATATACCTATGATTCAGCTACAGGAAAAGTGACATTCAATTCACAGATTGCTGAAGGGGCTGAATTAAAGTACGAATCCGGTTTTAAAATCGAATATATTAACAAGGACGGCGGTACTCCAGCAGAGCTGACGATTGGAGCAGATGCCAAGTTTAGTGATGTTATCACTCAATTGAGTTCGAAAGACACAAATTTCTCCGCATTCTTCAACGAAGCTTCTGGGGAGTTGGCACTAACTCATCGAAACACTGGAAGTGAATCGACGATTGCTTTCACTGGTGCAGCAGCAACGTTTTTTAACGCTAGTGTTGCAAGCGACATTAAAGGTGAAGATGCAGTTTTCAACGTAAATGGGATTCAGCTAACACGAAGTTCGAATACGGTGATAATCGACAATATGACAATCACACTTAAGTCTGAGTTTAAAGCTGCTGATAATCCGACGCCAGTTACGCTCTTGGCCGCAACCGACACCCAAAAGATTTTCGACAACATCAAAGGATTCGTCGACAAATATAATGAGACAATTGATCTTATGAATAAAAAAGTCCGTGAAGAACGTTTCCGTTCATTTACTCCGCTCACTCAGGCACAGCGCGATGAACTCTCTGAAGACGAAATCAAGAAGTGGGAAGACAAAGCAATGAGCGGGATGCTTCGTGGCGATACGATT
This sequence is a window from Exiguobacterium mexicanum. Protein-coding genes within it:
- a CDS encoding flagellar protein FlaG; translated protein: MNPTISEVRLHLPSSVLPYEQTKNVFVEANQKALADEGIVILPTPQHVTKLEAAVEKANLVLEQQRTGLKFMKHEKLNDYYIQIVDTNNEVIREIPSKKSLDFFAAFIEFNQLFDERV
- a CDS encoding endonuclease, which codes for MDWEGLSDEQVAILVASILGDGEITKCYPYDRRVNNSYREHFGMGQLSYRQWKQQKLSNLLYLRGNNLVSRSIPLMTKLFPLFYPNNKKHVPFKLLKDIHHPSFLLTLYLDDGSLLLSKRFNHDKKEIQFTPHIAFYLQAFSRHQLEQLATWMKARYDINVRTSGTPSGTGYYLKTTKVTDTFDILNLFEPYIAELPDFIYKLSWGTRLQTEVETYKQTHPDYKIRVSIPARPYSDEDIALLINWKQQGVTDKEIARRLNRTYWSVVYKWQDVKNREA
- the fliD gene encoding flagellar filament capping protein FliD, with amino-acid sequence MTSPIRFGGLASGIDTDTIIKQLMQVERVPVDKLEQKKQTTEWKRDAYREINRSLMTMRNSAVDLMFSRNFLAKTASSSDTSRVEVTSSPSSGNAALEIRSVENLATSASHIVQLRDKNNNLVTRETAAKDLDLEINTKIQTFTGSPTEVTLDSKMNDGGKLFINNVELLPTEYTYDSATGKVTFNSQIAEGAELKYESGFKIEYINKDGGTPAELTIGADAKFSDVITQLSSKDTNFSAFFNEASGELALTHRNTGSESTIAFTGAAATFFNASVASDIKGEDAVFNVNGIQLTRSSNTVIIDNMTITLKSEFKAADNPTPVTLLAATDTQKIFDNIKGFVDKYNETIDLMNKKVREERFRSFTPLTQAQRDELSEDEIKKWEDKAMSGMLRGDTIVRSAMDTMRSKWSSTSVSTNDDTMQQLFQIGLATGADFTSGGKIELNEEKLKAAIENDPEQVYQLFTNAESGLLPQIRDAATNSRSSITRIAGADGAGAPTYSMGREMNAIDTRIQRLNDLLVDKENAYYRRFAAMETAMNQANSQAASLQQFLGGGM
- a CDS encoding flagellin; its protein translation is MIINNNLNAMNAHRNMSFNTSNTGKAMEKLSSGLRINRAGDDAAGLAISEKMRGQIRGLDQATRNSQDGISMIQTAEGALNETHSILQRMRELGVQGANDTNVAQDRDAIQEELTALKSEIDRIGNTTEFNKQTLLNGGLGGTVDQDAATTTVLAVTGVASASTNGAAAGTYAITAAAGELTMTFGGKTQTIANADGAQELNFSEFGISIKTNAGYTADDAVGNVVVDPGSVTFQIGANEDQNLSLNIRNMKTDGVLNLATAGRVDVSTHDAAKASVTNIESAITEVSKERSKLGAYQNRLEHTINNLKTSSENLTAAESRVRDVDMAKEMMNFTKNNILNQASQAMLAQSKSQPEAVLQLLR